One Tachysurus fulvidraco isolate hzauxx_2018 chromosome 2, HZAU_PFXX_2.0, whole genome shotgun sequence DNA segment encodes these proteins:
- the mrps16 gene encoding 28S ribosomal protein S16, mitochondrial, whose amino-acid sequence MVHLSSLLLKKYHGGHVVIRLALGGATNRPFYRIVAAYNKRARDGKYIEQLGSYDPLPNIYNEKLVSFNYDRIKYWMGCGAHPTKPIAKLLGLAGFFPLHPMTITEAERRKAAAALKQEVTPQEESEEEKQAEQ is encoded by the exons ATGGTACATCTGT CATCATTATTACTGAAAAAGTATCACGGCGGTCATGTGGTTATCCGCCTGGCACTGGGTGGAGCCACCAACAGACCATTTTACCGCATCGTGGCCGCCTACAACAAAAGGGCACGAGATGGAAAATATATCGAGCAGCTGGGATCGTACGACCCGCTCCCCAACATCTACAACGAGAAACTGGTCAGCTTCAACTACGACAGGATCAAGTACTGGATGGGATGTGGAGCTCATCCTACTAAACCCATAGCCAAACTTTTAG GACTGGCCGGATTTTTCCCGTTGCATCCTATGACCATCACAGAGGCAGAACGGAGGAAAGCAGCGGCAGCTCTGAAACAGGAAGTTACACCTCAGGAGGAAAGCGAAGAAGAGAAGCAGGCAGAACAGTAG